In the genome of Dunckerocampus dactyliophorus isolate RoL2022-P2 chromosome 6, RoL_Ddac_1.1, whole genome shotgun sequence, one region contains:
- the LOC129182189 gene encoding guanine nucleotide-binding protein G(I)/G(S)/G(O) subunit gamma-13-like: MDDLDVPQMRREVESLQYQLAINREKSSITVTELVKWIEGCVCEDPFLNPELMRANPWVEKGKCVIL, encoded by the exons ATGGATGACTTAGATGTTCCTCAGATGCGGAGAGAAGTGGAATCTCTTCAGTATCAGCTGGCCATCAACAGGGAGAAATCCTCCATCACCGTCACCGA GCTGGTGAAGTGGATCGAGGGTTGCGTTTGCGAGGATCCTTTCCTGAACCCTGAGCTGATGAGAGCTAACCCCTGGGTGGAGAAAGGCAAGTGTGTGATCCTCTGA